A portion of the Acidisarcina polymorpha genome contains these proteins:
- a CDS encoding cupin domain-containing protein yields the protein MSQKTVENGCWIIASQPLGVPESPVYWTIDVFPTKELAEQAKGAHGTVVESLGKVWLLTIGEKPELPPSGTRVTQIGPLAVVKERSYTAQYMEASLQPGMVSKTHLHSGVEAFYTESGETCLETPSGIQIGGKGSNIVVPEGVPMELTAVGTEARRGLILILHDASKPPTTLVDTWKSKHLCESVK from the coding sequence ATGAGCCAGAAGACGGTCGAGAACGGGTGCTGGATTATTGCGAGTCAGCCTCTCGGTGTTCCTGAAAGCCCCGTCTACTGGACGATTGATGTGTTCCCAACAAAGGAGCTTGCAGAGCAGGCGAAAGGAGCGCATGGAACAGTCGTCGAATCGTTGGGCAAGGTCTGGCTCCTCACAATCGGGGAGAAGCCGGAACTTCCTCCCTCGGGAACGCGCGTAACACAAATAGGGCCTCTCGCCGTCGTGAAGGAACGAAGCTATACCGCGCAATATATGGAGGCAAGTCTACAGCCCGGGATGGTAAGCAAGACCCACCTCCATTCAGGAGTTGAGGCTTTTTATACCGAGAGCGGCGAGACCTGTTTGGAGACTCCGAGCGGAATCCAGATCGGAGGGAAAGGATCGAACATTGTCGTTCCCGAGGGCGTGCCGATGGAACTGACGGCTGTTGGAACAGAGGCTCGACGCGGGCTGATCCTCATTCTCCATGATGCATCGAAGCCGCCGACCACCTTGGTAGATACCTGGAAGTCAAAACATCTTTGCGAGTCTGTGAAGTAA
- a CDS encoding recombinase A, with product MGYSSQSAILKREIEAKLASRIPAALSPQAHQAPRLMASGIAAIDALLDGGLPIGGVTEFTGLASSGRTSMAFSLLAGMSADSACAYIDVDNTLDPKSAAAAGVNLRNLLWVRNAEASADQKYPTSLPSVAPLVALANPLKMVGGHCGSHHPRTETKGIGGALSTLLSQKADARLEKMEGTPGYPNRKLSLAAAPKEQIEYENFNARHADASDPIRQADRRSANEARERAQAPTVFSAMTKKPEKPWTRLDRAIRAANQILQSGGFRVGVLDLASVPSEQAFRIPSATWFRFRRAAQESDAVFLLLTQIACARSSALCVLDCSAGIANASGDLLSGFIHTAEVARQRVSNPYAKKAPGRAMRWEATPAWMRATGR from the coding sequence ATGGGCTACTCCTCACAAAGCGCGATACTGAAACGTGAGATCGAGGCAAAGCTCGCGTCTCGCATTCCGGCCGCTTTGTCACCTCAGGCTCATCAGGCCCCCCGGCTTATGGCCTCCGGCATCGCAGCGATTGACGCCTTGCTTGATGGCGGTCTACCGATCGGGGGAGTGACCGAGTTTACCGGCCTTGCAAGTTCCGGTCGGACTTCGATGGCGTTCTCGCTGCTTGCAGGAATGTCCGCTGACTCGGCCTGCGCCTATATTGACGTGGACAACACGCTAGATCCAAAGAGCGCAGCCGCAGCCGGCGTCAACCTCAGGAATCTGCTTTGGGTTCGAAACGCGGAAGCGAGCGCAGATCAGAAATATCCCACGTCTTTACCATCTGTCGCCCCCCTTGTTGCTCTGGCCAATCCCTTGAAGATGGTTGGGGGACATTGCGGCAGTCATCATCCTCGAACGGAAACGAAGGGCATCGGTGGTGCTCTCAGCACCCTGCTTAGCCAGAAAGCAGATGCGCGGCTCGAAAAGATGGAAGGGACACCGGGTTATCCAAACCGCAAACTAAGCCTCGCGGCGGCTCCGAAAGAGCAGATCGAGTATGAAAACTTCAATGCGCGGCACGCAGACGCTTCGGATCCGATTCGACAGGCAGACCGACGTTCCGCAAATGAGGCTCGCGAACGCGCGCAGGCTCCCACAGTCTTCAGCGCGATGACGAAGAAGCCGGAGAAGCCCTGGACCCGGCTGGATCGCGCCATCCGCGCAGCAAACCAAATCCTCCAGTCAGGCGGCTTTCGTGTTGGGGTTCTTGACCTTGCTTCAGTCCCTTCGGAACAGGCGTTTCGCATCCCCTCGGCAACGTGGTTCCGGTTTCGGCGTGCTGCGCAGGAGAGCGACGCAGTCTTCCTGTTGTTGACCCAGATCGCCTGTGCAAGATCGAGCGCCCTTTGTGTCCTCGATTGTTCCGCGGGCATTGCGAATGCCTCCGGAGATCTACTGAGCGGATTCATCCACACTGCGGAAGTAGCGCGACAACGAGTCAGCAACCCTTATGCAAAGAAGGCGCCCGGGCGCGCAATGCGTTGGGAAGCAACACCTGCCTGGATGCGGGCTACGGGGCGATAG
- a CDS encoding DUF6640 family protein has protein sequence MVIAKWLIVLVAVWNCGGFVVDALIPITAKQHLHNPRWPPHAKFHNCQTMVIGILLGLITLWILFAMPLTFSRICLAAAVSGTYFVSMLFAPLFPGTAWHDPEFVDLDPMFLGMSAQKLVALIVCTLLLCGCIFAYARR, from the coding sequence ATGGTAATCGCAAAGTGGTTGATTGTTCTTGTTGCCGTTTGGAACTGCGGCGGCTTCGTCGTGGATGCTCTGATTCCGATCACTGCCAAGCAGCATCTTCACAACCCGCGCTGGCCGCCGCACGCTAAGTTTCACAACTGCCAAACAATGGTAATAGGCATCCTCCTTGGCTTGATCACCTTATGGATCCTGTTTGCCATGCCGCTTACCTTCTCACGGATATGTTTAGCTGCGGCAGTCTCTGGAACATACTTCGTCAGCATGCTTTTTGCTCCCCTATTTCCGGGAACTGCCTGGCACGACCCGGAGTTCGTAGACCTTGATCCAATGTTCTTGGGCATGTCCGCACAAAAGCTCGTAGCCCTTATCGTTTGTACGCTTCTTCTCTGCGGCTGCATCTTTGCCTACGCGCGCAGGTGA
- a CDS encoding carboxymuconolactone decarboxylase family protein, with protein sequence MATVKLWTDVEVEAVPAVKTVFDDIRATRKSDFVNNFWRALANQPSLLERTWSSVKQVMIEPGTLDPLTKELVYIAVSTANSCSYCVHSHTAAARTKGLSDEQYAEFLAVIGMAAETNTLANSMQIPVDQEFLIG encoded by the coding sequence ATGGCCACAGTAAAGCTCTGGACCGACGTAGAGGTGGAAGCCGTTCCTGCCGTCAAAACGGTGTTTGACGACATACGTGCCACGCGGAAGTCGGATTTCGTGAACAACTTCTGGCGCGCTCTCGCAAATCAACCCAGCCTCCTAGAGCGAACGTGGAGCAGCGTCAAGCAGGTGATGATCGAGCCCGGCACGCTCGATCCACTGACAAAGGAGTTGGTTTATATCGCGGTATCCACGGCGAACAGTTGCAGCTACTGCGTCCACTCGCACACCGCCGCGGCACGCACCAAAGGGCTCTCGGACGAGCAGTACGCTGAGTTCCTGGCGGTCATCGGCATGGCCGCAGAAACGAATACCCTCGCGAATTCCATGCAAATCCCTGTCGATCAGGAGTTCTTGATCGGCTAG
- a CDS encoding FAD-dependent oxidoreductase, which translates to MAQIKVLIVGAGLGGICLAQTLRKAHIDVEIFERDASPWDRPQGYRLHLEADALNALREVLPSSLHQLFEATAMRTEPFTTILKTDLSVAKRIPTDDGQDAQFWPEFISDEKIHCNVDRGTLREIALIGLESCCHFNKQLTRYESKADGVVATFADGTSANGHVLIGADGIHSAVRPQRAPQLNTMDAGVQAIYGRVPYELAEKLLPPEALEDIFGIATDERKLFLGTGAVRFPTKPDVAAKEILRSATLEPRDNYVVCIVGGRHELFPQSHAELRSATPKYLQAVAVKMLEGWPEKARDLVGGGDSESFFIVSMSTSVPGVLDSPTNVTLLGDAVHAMTPTLGRGANLAMRDAALLGRQLKTVARGEKPLAEALGSYEQELLRYGFDVVRESVAMGQQRMGQNPLP; encoded by the coding sequence ATGGCTCAAATTAAAGTACTCATCGTTGGAGCTGGACTCGGCGGTATATGCCTTGCCCAGACGCTCCGCAAAGCCCACATTGACGTAGAAATCTTCGAACGGGACGCGAGCCCGTGGGATCGTCCGCAAGGATACCGTTTGCACTTGGAAGCAGACGCGCTGAATGCGCTCCGCGAAGTGCTCCCCTCGAGTCTCCACCAGCTCTTCGAAGCAACGGCTATGCGCACCGAGCCGTTCACCACCATTCTCAAGACTGACCTGAGCGTTGCCAAGCGCATTCCAACCGACGACGGACAGGATGCGCAGTTCTGGCCGGAGTTCATTTCGGACGAAAAGATTCACTGCAACGTGGATCGCGGAACCCTACGCGAAATTGCGCTGATCGGGCTTGAGAGCTGCTGTCACTTCAACAAGCAGCTCACCAGATACGAGTCCAAGGCAGATGGTGTGGTAGCGACCTTCGCCGACGGCACCAGTGCGAACGGACACGTATTGATCGGTGCAGACGGTATTCATTCCGCCGTTCGTCCGCAGCGCGCGCCCCAACTCAATACCATGGATGCAGGAGTGCAGGCCATCTACGGTCGCGTGCCTTATGAGCTCGCGGAAAAGCTGTTGCCTCCCGAGGCGTTGGAGGACATCTTCGGCATTGCAACTGACGAGCGTAAGCTATTCCTCGGCACGGGTGCGGTCAGATTTCCCACAAAACCAGATGTTGCCGCAAAGGAGATTCTTCGCTCGGCAACGCTTGAGCCGCGTGACAACTACGTGGTGTGCATCGTTGGTGGGCGGCATGAACTGTTTCCGCAGAGCCACGCCGAACTCCGCAGCGCTACGCCCAAGTATCTGCAGGCGGTCGCTGTCAAGATGCTTGAGGGCTGGCCGGAAAAGGCACGAGACTTGGTCGGCGGTGGAGACAGCGAATCGTTCTTCATCGTTAGCATGTCCACGAGCGTGCCTGGAGTGCTGGACTCACCCACGAACGTGACCTTGCTAGGCGACGCAGTGCACGCCATGACCCCGACGCTGGGCCGGGGAGCGAACCTCGCGATGCGCGACGCGGCGCTGCTCGGACGGCAGCTTAAGACGGTTGCGAGAGGAGAGAAGCCGTTGGCGGAGGCACTCGGATCCTACGAACAGGAACTCTTGCGGTATGGCTTCGACGTTGTGCGCGAGTCGGTTGCGATGGGCCAGCAGCGAATGGGACAAAACCCGCTTCCATAA
- a CDS encoding PRTRC system protein E, with protein sequence MFKELAPYLRQRAVLLTITHLEDDQISVSIIPKKLKDGENTALTTPIKLTGTAEELDEDLPSSIVGFVAAHLQLKNTLERAKAEMDAAGKAAQAEARAKKQPAKKETSNGESAKTDAATKPAVVPKPEPAKTFGLFDAPVTEAQVAQDVDEEEEILAEANANREEEEEDEDLDQAA encoded by the coding sequence ATGTTCAAAGAGCTTGCACCCTACCTGCGGCAGCGCGCGGTCCTGCTGACCATAACTCACCTCGAAGACGATCAGATCAGTGTCAGTATCATCCCGAAGAAGCTGAAGGATGGAGAGAACACCGCACTGACCACACCCATCAAGCTCACCGGCACCGCAGAAGAGCTTGACGAAGATTTGCCATCATCCATCGTTGGCTTCGTCGCAGCTCATCTACAACTGAAGAACACACTCGAGCGGGCGAAGGCGGAGATGGACGCCGCCGGGAAAGCCGCTCAGGCTGAAGCGCGTGCGAAGAAGCAGCCGGCGAAGAAGGAAACTTCGAACGGAGAGTCTGCGAAAACCGACGCTGCTACGAAGCCAGCAGTAGTCCCCAAGCCGGAACCCGCGAAGACCTTTGGTCTCTTCGATGCCCCTGTCACCGAAGCTCAGGTTGCTCAGGATGTGGATGAGGAAGAAGAGATTCTTGCTGAGGCAAATGCAAACCGAGAAGAAGAGGAAGAGGACGAAGACCTCGATCAAGCAGCTTAG
- a CDS encoding TetR/AcrR family transcriptional regulator, whose amino-acid sequence MKTPSTGAPKKSTTAKLPPVRAHAKQNLTALLSAAAEVFATSGVDAPVREIAQRAGVGLGTVYRHFPHRSDLIVAAMQSHVEACADEAAIFASEYEPEEALARWLHRLMDFVGAKRGLAAALHSGDPAYAALPGYVMERLGGALRELLDGAIAVKAVRSDIDAEELLWTVATMCRGPYGEKPAYAGKMVDVLIDGLRYRANP is encoded by the coding sequence GTGAAAACACCGTCTACCGGCGCGCCGAAGAAGAGCACAACAGCGAAGCTGCCGCCGGTGCGTGCGCATGCCAAGCAGAACCTCACAGCTCTTCTAAGTGCTGCCGCCGAGGTGTTCGCGACGTCCGGCGTGGATGCTCCTGTGCGCGAGATTGCGCAACGAGCCGGCGTTGGTCTGGGAACCGTGTATCGCCATTTTCCGCATCGCTCCGACCTCATCGTGGCGGCCATGCAGTCGCATGTGGAAGCATGCGCGGACGAAGCCGCTATCTTCGCAAGCGAATATGAGCCGGAGGAAGCGCTGGCCCGCTGGCTCCACCGCTTGATGGATTTTGTTGGGGCGAAGCGTGGCCTGGCGGCTGCCCTGCACTCGGGCGATCCCGCCTACGCAGCCCTGCCTGGGTACGTGATGGAACGTCTGGGCGGTGCACTTCGTGAGCTGCTCGACGGTGCCATCGCCGTTAAGGCTGTCCGCAGCGATATTGACGCAGAGGAACTCTTATGGACGGTGGCTACGATGTGCCGCGGACCCTATGGAGAAAAACCCGCTTATGCGGGCAAGATGGTGGATGTTCTGATCGACGGACTGCGTTACCGTGCGAATCCCTAG
- a CDS encoding aldo/keto reductase has protein sequence MKYRTLGRTGIKVSPYCLGAMMFGGIANSDHDDCIRIIHKALDFGINFVDTADRYSNGESEEIVGKALKGRRQNIVLATKVNGAMGEDPNQQGNSRRWITQAVEASLRRLQTDHIDLYQIHRPSPDTDIEETLSVLTDLMRAGKVRAIGSSTFPASEIVEAQWVAEHRGLARFRTEQPPYSILNRSIEQEVLPICEKYGMGALVWSPLAKGMLTGRYRKGHSLPESLRVKVFPKQMSDERNLEAVERLIPIAEEAGISLTHLAMAFVMAHPGVTSAILGPRTMQQLDDLLAGAEVALSDEILDRIDEVVAPGTDAGPMGALYTPPAVTQASLRRRPDRVAV, from the coding sequence GTGAAATACCGCACGCTAGGCCGGACAGGCATCAAGGTCAGCCCATATTGCTTAGGAGCGATGATGTTCGGCGGCATCGCCAACTCCGATCACGACGACTGCATTCGTATCATCCACAAGGCCTTGGACTTCGGCATCAACTTCGTCGACACCGCCGATCGATACAGCAACGGAGAGTCGGAGGAGATCGTCGGCAAGGCGCTCAAGGGTCGTCGCCAAAATATCGTGCTGGCCACCAAGGTGAACGGCGCAATGGGCGAGGATCCGAATCAGCAGGGCAATTCGCGCCGTTGGATCACACAGGCCGTCGAGGCGTCGTTGCGCCGTCTTCAGACCGACCACATCGATCTTTACCAGATCCACCGGCCCTCTCCCGACACCGACATCGAGGAGACGTTGTCGGTGCTCACGGACCTGATGCGCGCTGGCAAGGTGCGCGCCATCGGGTCATCGACGTTTCCTGCTTCCGAGATCGTGGAGGCGCAATGGGTGGCGGAGCACCGTGGCCTGGCTCGCTTCCGAACCGAGCAGCCACCTTATTCGATCCTCAACCGCAGTATCGAACAGGAGGTTCTGCCCATCTGCGAGAAGTATGGGATGGGCGCGCTGGTCTGGAGCCCGCTGGCAAAGGGTATGCTCACTGGGCGCTACCGCAAGGGTCACTCTCTGCCGGAGAGCCTGCGCGTCAAGGTCTTTCCCAAACAGATGTCCGACGAGCGCAATCTGGAGGCGGTCGAACGCCTCATCCCCATCGCCGAGGAAGCCGGGATTTCGTTGACACACCTGGCGATGGCGTTTGTGATGGCTCACCCCGGTGTAACATCGGCGATTCTCGGTCCACGCACGATGCAACAGTTGGACGATCTGCTCGCCGGCGCCGAAGTTGCGCTTAGCGACGAAATCCTGGATAGGATCGACGAGGTCGTTGCGCCGGGGACCGATGCGGGGCCGATGGGCGCACTCTACACTCCGCCGGCAGTGACTCAGGCGAGCCTACGGCGTCGTCCAGATCGGGTTGCAGTTTGA
- a CDS encoding DUF4007 family protein: MKKVIPSASSNGASEREDRTRPAYRFSGHETFPFRYSWLPKAVAELTTDAELFSDDERAMVRLGVGKNMVKAIRFWVQTAGIAAPDQKGLIITDFGRELLSETGGHDPYLEDIQTLWLIHWKIASNAAEPLFAWEFLLNRWQRADIVRSEVLSTFIQETVRMEKQLSEVTLAQHFDTFLHTYIPTRSAKGEVREENLDSPLVELDLIRKIGEKRSGDGGRLEAVYAFNREAKSSISPELFIYCINDYWRTRIDSEETLSIRDITVKTGSVGQLFKLPEADMSLVKSRSITVGSFICQMRRQCTQKS, translated from the coding sequence ATGAAGAAAGTGATCCCCAGCGCCTCCTCAAACGGCGCATCTGAGCGTGAGGATCGAACGCGACCCGCCTATAGGTTCTCCGGTCATGAGACCTTCCCCTTTCGTTATTCCTGGTTGCCTAAGGCAGTCGCTGAACTAACGACCGATGCGGAATTGTTCAGTGACGACGAGCGAGCAATGGTTCGTCTCGGTGTCGGCAAGAATATGGTCAAAGCAATTCGGTTCTGGGTCCAGACTGCGGGGATTGCAGCTCCAGATCAAAAGGGATTGATCATCACTGATTTCGGCCGAGAGCTCTTGTCCGAGACAGGAGGACACGATCCTTACCTAGAGGACATCCAGACTCTATGGTTGATCCACTGGAAGATCGCTTCTAATGCAGCGGAGCCTTTATTCGCCTGGGAATTTTTACTAAACCGTTGGCAACGAGCCGATATCGTTCGGAGCGAAGTTCTGTCTACCTTCATCCAGGAAACAGTTCGGATGGAGAAGCAGTTGTCGGAGGTGACTTTAGCGCAGCACTTCGATACGTTCCTCCACACATATATTCCGACTAGAAGCGCCAAAGGAGAGGTCCGAGAGGAGAATCTGGACAGCCCACTCGTCGAGTTGGATCTAATCCGGAAGATCGGTGAGAAACGCTCCGGCGACGGAGGGCGCCTCGAAGCGGTCTATGCCTTCAATAGAGAAGCGAAAAGCTCGATCAGTCCGGAACTCTTCATCTATTGCATCAACGATTACTGGCGGACACGGATTGACTCCGAGGAAACCCTATCGATCCGCGATATCACCGTCAAGACGGGGAGTGTTGGACAGCTATTCAAGCTCCCCGAGGCGGATATGTCTCTCGTGAAATCGCGAAGTATCACGGTGGGGAGCTTTATTTGTCAGATGAGACGACAATGCACCCAGAAAAGCTGA
- a CDS encoding thioredoxin family protein has protein sequence MPSFSDQFSSALPYEQYLANGNEEQQRRWTQVYDIAQVDSAQRQLISGFERKMKVLVHSGIWCGDCVEQCPLIQRIAEANPAKIQLRFLEREMSTELSEELRINGGSRVPVVRFYSEDDLWCATSGDRTLNRYRALALKRLGPSCPTGILLPEKGEVEATIADWINEVERVQLMLRLTPRLREKYQD, from the coding sequence ATGCCTTCGTTTTCGGATCAATTCTCGTCTGCGCTCCCGTACGAGCAGTACCTTGCGAACGGCAACGAAGAGCAGCAGCGCCGCTGGACGCAGGTCTACGACATCGCACAGGTCGATTCAGCTCAACGGCAACTCATCTCCGGCTTCGAACGGAAGATGAAAGTTCTTGTCCATTCCGGAATTTGGTGCGGAGACTGCGTCGAGCAATGTCCTCTAATCCAAAGAATTGCCGAAGCTAATCCTGCGAAGATCCAGCTGCGATTTCTGGAACGAGAGATGAGCACGGAACTCAGTGAGGAGTTGCGCATCAACGGAGGGAGCCGGGTTCCTGTCGTTCGCTTCTATTCCGAAGATGACCTATGGTGCGCGACGTCTGGAGACCGGACGCTCAATCGGTATCGCGCACTCGCGCTGAAGCGCCTTGGCCCAAGCTGCCCGACCGGCATCCTCCTTCCTGAGAAGGGTGAAGTAGAAGCGACAATCGCGGACTGGATCAACGAGGTGGAGCGGGTACAACTCATGCTTCGACTCACTCCCCGGCTGCGCGAAAAGTATCAGGACTAG
- a CDS encoding RES family NAD+ phosphorylase yields MANPVPGTAPPAGPLDAKLISWGASEIMYRVHDTAYAVDLFNPRKQGNARFSPIHDSAGEVIPTLYAATTSQGALMETVFHDVPYKPGFKRVSIDRFKDKLTSTLVFLSDFQLIDLGKVGLRRLGVHPHELIDTTKAHYPETRRWAETLYSAYPQAHGLIWPSRQDDRARAVVLFGTRVKASELRPAGASTPLMENGVVHAGAMALASDLKVLIE; encoded by the coding sequence ATGGCTAATCCGGTGCCGGGCACGGCGCCGCCTGCTGGACCGCTCGACGCCAAGTTGATCTCATGGGGTGCCAGCGAGATCATGTACCGGGTTCATGACACCGCGTATGCGGTCGACTTGTTCAACCCGAGGAAGCAGGGCAATGCGCGTTTCAGCCCGATACATGATTCGGCTGGAGAGGTGATCCCGACCCTCTATGCGGCTACCACTTCACAGGGAGCGCTGATGGAGACCGTCTTTCATGATGTCCCGTACAAGCCGGGATTCAAACGAGTCTCGATCGACAGATTCAAAGACAAGCTCACATCGACACTCGTCTTTCTTTCAGACTTCCAGCTCATCGACCTCGGAAAGGTCGGTTTGCGCCGACTCGGCGTTCATCCTCACGAACTCATCGATACAACAAAGGCCCACTACCCGGAAACCAGGAGGTGGGCCGAAACTTTATACTCTGCGTACCCACAGGCGCATGGACTGATCTGGCCGAGCAGGCAGGATGACCGCGCTCGTGCGGTCGTTCTGTTCGGGACCAGGGTCAAAGCCTCAGAACTTCGTCCTGCTGGCGCCTCCACCCCACTGATGGAAAATGGCGTTGTCCATGCGGGCGCAATGGCGCTCGCCTCAGATCTCAAAGTATTGATCGAGTAG
- a CDS encoding SDR family NAD(P)-dependent oxidoreductase gives MSNQRIALVTGANQGVGFQVAKELAANGVMVYVGSRNLERGEAAAKEIGNGAIALQIDVTDQASIGAAAERVRTEFGRLDLLVNNAAISNTSRADRSLEEFSKLTRASKISLDEVRAIWETNVFGALAVYQAMLPLLRESAHAHIVNVSSGVGSLTTNANPDLQYRKMYSPGYAASKTALNAITLAMMIELEGSGIKVNLVSPGFTKTNLNGYAGPESLEEGSREVVRVALLGPDGPTGTFTRWEGKTIPW, from the coding sequence ATGTCGAATCAACGTATAGCTCTCGTGACTGGAGCGAATCAGGGAGTCGGATTCCAGGTTGCGAAGGAACTCGCCGCCAATGGTGTGATGGTTTACGTCGGGTCTCGCAATCTGGAGCGCGGCGAAGCTGCTGCGAAAGAGATCGGCAACGGTGCGATCGCGCTACAGATCGATGTCACCGATCAGGCTTCGATCGGCGCTGCGGCTGAGCGGGTCCGCACGGAGTTTGGCCGCCTTGATCTGCTTGTCAACAACGCAGCTATCTCGAACACAAGCAGGGCCGACCGCTCGCTCGAGGAGTTTTCCAAACTCACCCGTGCAAGCAAGATTTCTCTGGACGAGGTCCGCGCCATCTGGGAGACGAACGTCTTCGGTGCGCTTGCTGTGTATCAAGCCATGTTGCCGCTCCTGCGGGAATCCGCGCACGCACATATCGTCAATGTCTCCAGCGGCGTAGGTTCGCTGACTACGAATGCAAATCCTGATTTGCAATATCGCAAGATGTACAGCCCGGGCTATGCGGCCTCGAAGACAGCTCTGAACGCCATCACGTTAGCCATGATGATCGAACTGGAAGGCAGCGGGATCAAAGTCAACCTCGTATCGCCAGGCTTCACCAAAACGAATCTCAACGGCTATGCCGGGCCGGAGTCGCTTGAGGAAGGTTCTCGCGAGGTTGTGCGAGTCGCCCTGCTCGGACCAGATGGTCCCACCGGAACCTTCACGCGCTGGGAAGGTAAAACGATCCCCTGGTAA
- a CDS encoding zinc-dependent alcohol dehydrogenase family protein produces MSKTVKIVRFHKTGPAEVLQFDELPLPQPGPGEVRLQVKALGLNRAEIMFRNGQYLETPVTPAKNGYEAAGIIDSVGSSVDSSWIGKTVSTVPGTFKLNDHGVYGEVAIVPVQGIAEYPSALSYEQGASIWMQYLTAYGALIWLGQIAKGDFVVITAASSSVGIAAIEMAKVEGAISIAVTRTASKKPALLEAGADHVIVTDDEDLIERVHEITSGKGARIVFDPIGGKILESLATLAAPKGIIFEYGALAPEPTPYPLFTALAKSLTIRAYTLFEVTPDPVFPKAKQYIFDHLASGAFKPLIDRTFRFAELIEAHRYMESNAQIGKIVVIL; encoded by the coding sequence ATGTCAAAAACCGTAAAGATTGTTCGCTTTCACAAGACCGGGCCAGCCGAAGTACTGCAATTTGATGAACTTCCGCTTCCGCAGCCAGGCCCCGGTGAAGTCCGCCTGCAGGTGAAAGCTCTCGGGTTGAACCGCGCTGAGATCATGTTTCGGAACGGACAGTATCTGGAGACTCCCGTCACTCCAGCCAAGAATGGTTACGAGGCGGCCGGAATCATCGATTCCGTCGGATCGAGTGTGGACTCAAGCTGGATCGGCAAGACGGTCAGCACCGTTCCGGGAACTTTCAAGCTCAATGACCACGGAGTCTACGGTGAGGTCGCCATCGTCCCGGTTCAAGGAATCGCCGAATATCCCTCGGCTCTTTCCTATGAGCAGGGAGCGTCGATCTGGATGCAGTACCTCACGGCATATGGCGCGCTCATTTGGCTTGGACAGATTGCCAAGGGAGATTTCGTCGTCATCACTGCGGCTAGCAGCAGCGTTGGCATTGCAGCAATAGAGATGGCAAAGGTGGAAGGCGCTATCAGCATCGCGGTTACCCGCACTGCCTCGAAGAAACCGGCGCTGCTCGAAGCTGGTGCGGATCATGTCATCGTCACCGACGACGAAGATCTGATTGAACGCGTCCACGAAATTACTTCAGGCAAAGGCGCGCGCATCGTCTTTGACCCCATCGGCGGTAAGATCCTCGAATCGCTCGCCACCCTAGCTGCGCCCAAGGGCATCATCTTCGAATACGGGGCGTTGGCACCCGAACCCACACCTTATCCGCTTTTCACGGCGCTGGCCAAGAGTCTTACCATCCGGGCGTACACACTCTTTGAGGTCACCCCAGATCCGGTTTTCCCGAAGGCCAAGCAATACATCTTTGATCATCTGGCGTCAGGCGCTTTCAAGCCGCTCATTGACAGGACCTTTCGATTCGCCGAACTCATCGAAGCGCATCGCTACATGGAGTCGAACGCGCAGATCGGCAAGATCGTCGTCATCTTATGA
- the def gene encoding peptide deformylase, which translates to MRIKIASVGDAVLRDPARPLRPEEIGSETIRELIEHMRETLADAPGVGLAAPQIGEPLQLVIIEDKAEYQATLTPAELAERERRPVAFHVLINPEIELLSPLEVNFFEGCLSLPGFMAIVPRARRVRVRALNEAGEIVTIEAEGWYARILQHEIDHLRGTLYIDRMLSRSFSSIDHYNRHWKSKSKEELLQGFRPKIS; encoded by the coding sequence ATGAGGATCAAGATAGCCAGCGTCGGCGACGCTGTACTGCGCGATCCCGCGAGGCCGCTTCGTCCGGAGGAAATCGGCAGCGAGACCATCCGTGAGTTGATCGAACATATGCGCGAGACACTGGCCGATGCTCCCGGCGTCGGTCTGGCGGCCCCTCAGATTGGGGAGCCCTTGCAACTCGTGATCATTGAAGACAAAGCGGAATATCAAGCGACTCTGACCCCGGCGGAACTGGCAGAACGCGAACGGCGCCCTGTCGCCTTCCATGTGCTCATCAATCCTGAGATTGAGTTGCTATCGCCTCTGGAGGTGAACTTCTTCGAAGGCTGTCTGAGCCTGCCCGGTTTCATGGCGATTGTGCCACGTGCCCGAAGGGTGAGAGTGCGGGCTCTCAACGAAGCCGGCGAGATCGTCACCATCGAAGCCGAAGGCTGGTATGCGCGGATCCTCCAACATGAGATCGACCATTTGAGAGGGACTTTGTACATAGACCGCATGTTGAGCCGGAGCTTCTCCTCGATCGACCACTACAACCGGCACTGGAAGTCCAAATCGAAAGAAGAGTTGCTGCAGGGCTTTCGTCCCAAGATCAGCTGA